From Ailuropoda melanoleuca isolate Jingjing chromosome 8, ASM200744v2, whole genome shotgun sequence, a single genomic window includes:
- the ACAT1 gene encoding acetyl-CoA acetyltransferase, mitochondrial, which produces MAVLAALLNRGACGRGPLLQRLLQEIRHVERSYVSKPTLNEVVIVSAARTPIGSFLGSLSSLPATRLGSIAIQGAIEKAGIPKEEVKEAYMGNVLQGGEGQAPARQAALGAGLAVSTPCTTVNKVCASGMKAIMMASQNLMCGHQDVMVAGGMESMSNVPYVMNRGEIPYGGVKLEDLIVKDGLTDVYNKIHMGNCAENTAKKMNIAREEQDTYAINSYTRSRAAWEAGKFGNEVIPVTITVKGKPDVLVKEDEEYKRVDFSKVPKLKTVFQKENGTITAANASTLNDGAAAVVLMTTDAARRLSVKPLARVAAFADAAVEPIDFPVAPVYAVLKVLKDAGLKKEDITLWEVNEAFSLVVLANIKTLDLDPQKVNIDGGAVSLGHPIGMSGARIVIHLVHALKQGEYGLASICNGGGGASALLIQKL; this is translated from the exons GAAATAAGACACGTGGAGCGAAGTTACGTATCAAAACCCACTTTGAAT GAAGTGGTCATAGTAAGTGCTGCAAGAACACCCATTGGATCCTTTCTGGGCAGTCTTTCCTCCCTGCCGGCCACGAGGCTTGGGTCCATTGCAATTCAGGGAGCCATCGAAAAGGCCG GGATTCCCAAAGAAGAAGTGAAGGAAGCGTACATGGGAAACGTTCTGCAAGGGGGTGAAGGCCAGGCCCCAGCAAGGCAAGCAGCCCTGGGCGCAG GCTTAGCTGTTTCTACTCCGTGCACCACTGTGAACAAAGTTTGTGCCTCAGGCATGAAAGCCATCATGATGGCCTCTCAGAACCTTATGTGTGGACATCAG GATGTGATGGTGGCAGGTGGGATGGAGAGCATGTCCAACGTTCCCTATGTCATGAACAGAGGAGAAATACCGTATGGTGGCGTCAAACTTGAAGATTTGATTGTGAAAGATGGGCTAACTGATGTCTACAATAAAATCCATATG GGGAACTGTGCTGAGAATACCGCGAAGAAGATGAACATTGCACGAGAGGAACAGGACACGTACGCGATTAACTCGTACACCAGGAGTAGAGCAGCGTGGGAAGCAGGAAAATTTGGAAATGAGGTTATCCCTGTCACAATTACAGTAAAAG GTAAACCCGATGTACTGGTAAAAGAAGATGAAGAATATAAACGTGTCGACTTTAGCAAAGTTCCAAAGCTGAAGAcagttttccagaaagaaaatg GCACCATCACAGCTGCCAACGCGAGCACGCTCAACGACGGCGCGGCTGCTGTGGTTCTGATGACTACAGACGCGGCCCGGAGGCTCAGCGTGAAGCCGCTGGCCAGGGTAGCAG catttGCTGATGCAGCTGTCGAACCTATTGATTTTCCAGTCGCACCTGTGTACGCTGTACTTAAG gttCTTAAAGATGCAGGACTGAAAAAAGAGGATATTACCCTGTGGGAAGTGAACGAAGCCTTCAGTCTGGTTGTGCTAGCAAACATTAAAACGCTGGACCTCGATCCCCAGAAAGTGAACATCGATGGAGGAGCTGTTTCTCTGGGGCATCCGATTGG GATGTCTGGAGCCAGGATTGTCATTCATTTGGTTCATGCCCTGAAGCAAGGAGAATACGGTCTCGCCAGCATTTGCAATGGAGGAGGCGGAGCTTCTGCCCTGCTGATCCAGAAGCTGTAG